From the Thamnophis elegans isolate rThaEle1 chromosome 16, rThaEle1.pri, whole genome shotgun sequence genome, the window AAAATTGAAGCTCTTACCTTATCAACATCCACCCTTTTCACTTCCACTCCTTAATCAAGCATTTCTAATCCGAAAAGGGAGTTTTTTCACGATGGCATGAATCCTGAAAGCTGATTGGTTGCTTGGGGAGCGAGACCCTCTTCCTGTTTTATTCAGTTGCGCCGCAAGGGGTTGGACACCCCCCCTCGAGGACTCTCTAGGAGCTCGCGGAAGCCCGGTAGTCGCTTATCGTCTCTATGATGACAAAAATCGCCCAAGACCCCGTCTTCCTCTTCCGCATCTTCCCGCGTGATCGAGCGCCAAACCTCTCGCGAGAACCAGCGTGGCTGCGATATATTACCCAGAAGGCAccgctctctctttttcttcttccagccAAGATGGTGAGTCCCTGCGACGTGTTGGGTCTGCCGGTGGAAGGGAGGACTTCCAATCCGGCGCCATCCGCCCGTCGGAGGCCCTACTTGGGGGTCTTTATCGCGCCCCGGAGGGCCAGGAACCCCGCCGAACCGGAGGCCGCTTCTATTGGGAGGGGAAAATGACGGGAAGCCGGTCTTTGGATAGGCTGGAGTTTTCGGCCTCGCTGGTTTTTGCAAAGATCGGTCGGCTGGAAGCAGCTGCtgagctactgctgctgctgctgcttcgggCCTATCGGCCGATTCAATCCTACCAATTGGGAGCCAGAACAATGTATTAGGCCAGGGGTCCCTAACCTTGGGAATAAGCaatgcttgtggacttcaactcccagaattcctaagccagccTTGCTGGGTTGAGgagttttgggagttgaagtccgctatTCTGAAAAGGTGCCAAGCTTGGAGATCCCTGAAATTAGGCAACAGTTGCTTTGGTACCGTCTCGATTTAGAGCAGCGATCTTcaaattttaagatttgtggacttcaactcccagaattccccaaccaacatGGCGTGATTAGGTtagttgggaaattctgggagggaTGAAATCGCCAAGTTTGGCGATTTGGAGGGATGGAAGCAATAGTCTTAGTTGGGCGAGATTAATATTTATGCTGCTCTATGAGATTAATAGAGAAGGTAAAATTGGTAAGTGTAAACGGATTTGCATTGCATTGGCGACAAGTTTCCAGATCTGTTTGAGCAGCGAGGTTGGGAGTTCGAATCCAGCGCCGAGTCTGATTCCCTAGCTTGGGAACAGTCCTTTGGACATAGCCGTCACCCACTTGAGCAAAAGGTGTATAGGAGACGATGCATTTACATATTTGGCGGTAGGTGGAACGATCCAGATTTGACTTGTGCTTCACTTTTGCAGCCCAAGGGGAAGAAGGCCAAGGGGAAGAAGGTGGCTCCGGCCCCTGCTGTGGTCAAGAAGCAGGAGGCCAAGAAGGTGGTGAACCCGCTCTTTGAGAAGAGGCCCAAAAACTTCGGCATCGGTGAgttgggaaagagaaggagatggaTGGGATGGGGGCCTTATTTGCTGATCATGCAGGGAATTCGAGGAAAACTGCATTACATCTTCATAATTTGTTTGGCttgggagtccttggtgcttctgagcttgttttcttgcagtttaTACAGTCTTTGGACAAATGCAGGGATATTTCCATTTGGAGAAAACAGACACTGTTGATTTTGGTTTCAAAACTTTCTTGAGATTGCATTTCTGAGCTTCTTAAAGCCATTTTGAAGAGGCACCATAGGAGTGAATAAATATTGAGTCTCCAGAATCTATGCAACAGTGTTGgagatgttttgttttttttaacttccctGAAGAATCTGTAAAATGTtgaaaggtgaaagaaaaaattAGCCATTCTGGCTTTAAAAGGATATCCTTGGGGGTCTTGAAATGCTTATGATCACTTAAGAAAGACCCTCTCAAAAATCCTTTGGAGCAAGACACTGAGAAAGATGCATTGGTTATGTACTTTAGTTAGCATTTTGGGTGGGATAGTTAGATCTACAAAGGTGCTTTTAATGTATCCTGTGCTGAAAACCATATATTGACTGCCAGTTAGCTTTCAAGCCATTTTCTAGGTGTTACAAAGTCCTGAACAGGTTGGGATCAATTTATTGGGGGATATTTATTACTGGATTTTAACATTCTGGAGAAATTGCCCTGCTTCAAGTTCATTACAGCTGTTGGGTGAGGCACCTGAAGGTTAGGAGGAAACCACattcttttattatatattaGAAAACATTATTGTTGCCCTTGATTCTTCATGGAACTGTTCATTCTTTGTTGCTTTTGCTATTAATAAAATAAGGTTTGCTATTTCATATAGAAAACTCAAATTATAGGTCGGGTTAATGTATAGATTAAGGAGTGGGGGAGAATCTGGCCTTTTGGGTGTGGCGGGTCTGTTTTTTGGGGAAGTTTAATTAGTTTATTAACTTGACATGTCATCCCCCAAACTTACAGTTGAGCAACTTTTGAACTTAATGCTGTGAAAAGGGTGCAAGCAAATGATGGAAAGAATATTTGCTAACTGAGTGGCAGTGCTGACAAGCTTTTCCACCAAGATCTCTGATGCTGATGCCCCTTTTTtttgctcgggggggggggggaagctcccAAGCTTTACAAAACGATCCTCTGAGTTGAtgctgttatataaataaaacaaaacttcaaacttcttTCAGGCCAGGATATCCAGCCCAAACGAGACTTGACCCGCTTTGTGAAATGGCCTCGTTACATCCGCCTCCAGCGCCAGCGGGCGATCCTTTACAAAAGGTTGAAGGTGCCCCCAGCGGTCAACCAGTTCACCCAAGCCCTGGACCGCCAGACGGGTAAATGGTGATTTTCCCCCCTGTTTTAATTGTCAGAGGAAGGAGGCTGAGCAGAAGGCTGCAGGGGAAAAATGGGTCTTCCTATATAGAGATACTCCTTGACCTATGATGagaattgagcctggaattcCATCCATTAAGTTGTGCGGGTTGTTAACCAGTTCACCCAATTTTATGTCCTCCATtgcggcagtcattaagtgagcagGTTAGTTAAATAATTTTAGGGGGTGTTATTTGCCAGAAGCTAGAAGTAAACAttgttttccagcaaaaaaaaaaacataaattgcaCTCGTGACTGTGGGACACTAAAAATAGCCATAAATTTGGGGGTGGGTTGACACACACTCAAACTACAATTATGGGAGGAGGGGCTCAGAAACTTAGAAGTAGCTCTGGGGAGATTTGCGGTTGCTAAGTACAGCATGCATTTCATTGCTCACAAGCATTTTGGGGTGCAAAGAGCATAGTAATCTGCATGCCAATAAAAATTTGACTTGGGGGTGTGATTTTGCTGGCTAGATAATGAGCGGTatgtgaaaagggggggggggaggaatccctTTTTCGGGTTCAGCCTGAAGGTGAAAAGGTTCTCTAATGTGCAGATGATGGAATCAACTATCTGAGCTTTCTTGACGACCCCCAACCACCAAGATCGCTGATGCACAAGGATTCTCTGTGAAGCTGCTAGGGAATGGGCAGAGAAATCCTCCGGTCCTCATTTAATGTCTCCTCTCCACAGCGACTCAGCTTCTAAAGTTGGCTCACAAATACAGGCCTGAAACCAAGCAAGAGAAGAAACAGAGGCTGTTGGCTCGGGCGGAGCAGAAAGCGGCGGGGAAGGGCGATGTTCCAACCAAGAGGCCACCTGTGCTGAGGGCAGGTAACCTTTTGAGTGTCTCTGCTGTCTTTCCCAAGCTTGGCTAGCTAGAAAGGACAGCCTTCCCCGGGGTTTTTCTCTTGACAACCAGCTATCGCAATGATGTATGAATTTCTTCACCTGAACTGCAGATTGAAGACCAAAAGACATTGGCTATTTAACTCTGAGCTTTAGCAGGTTGGCCCATTCCGTACAATCCCGCTTGGTTAACGCTGTAAATTTAGCTCactggtctttttttccccttctctcaggTGTCAACACAGTCACGACCTTGGTGGAGAACAAGAAGGCTCAGCTGGTGGTGATCGCGCACGACGTAGACCCCATTGAGGTAAAGCACATGGGGCAGGCTTTGTCCTTTTGCATTTCCAAATTCTGTGCTGTAGTTTGGCTGAGTCCCAAACTCAACGCTGCCGTCTCCCGGGCTTTGGGTTAAAGGAGCAATAGCTTTCAAAATAAACCTTGACTCCCAGACAGGAATATGTAGCATTTCACCGCCAttctcatttttcctttcctctttgacAAACGTTTAGGGTACAAGTTAGTCTTatatttgaagggggggggggaaatgcaggaATAAGGAACCTGAGATCTGTTTCCTCAATTTTCTAATGTGAAACTTAGATCTAGGGACTtcattgttttttggggggggatagtTCCTTTGTCATTGCTCTTCTCAGATTCTTTCATAGTGACTCTCTTGGTTCATTTGTGGGGAGGGAAAGCCAGACAATTTTTAAGTCTGGAAGCGGCTGTTCCCAAAACAATTCTCAACGTTCTTTTGTGACTTGCTTGGGCTTGGCAATTGCAGTGATGTTTGAATTTCTTCGTCTGACTCCCCTGTGGAGAGCAAAACTACACGAGCTTTTTAACCCTGAGCGATTGCCATTCCCCaaatctcccccaccccacccccatttctcTAGTGTTGAAGATGCAGCCAGGGTCCCCTTAttgaaaaaggttttattttcttCTCCCTGGGGCAGCTGGTGGTTTTTCTGCCCGCCTTGTGCCGGAAAATGGGGGTCCCCTATTGCATCATCAAAGGCAAAGCCAGGCTGGGTCGCCTCGTCCACCGGAAAACCTGCACTTGCGTGGCCTTCACCCAAGTTAATCCGTAAGTAGCCCTGAGTGGAGGCTGGTCCTGCCAACCGCTGTACATGGCAGATCTGATTGGGGATTTGGGTGCCAACTGAGCAGTCATCATTTCAATAACTGCTAGAAGGTCATAGACTTGTGGGTGGCCGCACCATTAGGAGAGCagctgaatacaggtagtcctccagttaacgatcacaattgagccccttGCTAAGTAAGGtgcttgttaaatgagttttgcccaatttgcTGCAGTTgctttaagtgaattactgcagttaagttagcaacatggtttaagcaaatccggcttgactttgctcatcagaaggttgcaaaaggggcacTGCGATTGTCATAAATACGAGACAGTGGCCAAGTGTCTGATtttggatcatgtgactatggagagGCTGCTATGATGCGAGACAGGGTAATAAGTC encodes:
- the LOC116519252 gene encoding 60S ribosomal protein L7a, which translates into the protein MPKGKKAKGKKVAPAPAVVKKQEAKKVVNPLFEKRPKNFGIGQDIQPKRDLTRFVKWPRYIRLQRQRAILYKRLKVPPAVNQFTQALDRQTATQLLKLAHKYRPETKQEKKQRLLARAEQKAAGKGDVPTKRPPVLRAGVNTVTTLVENKKAQLVVIAHDVDPIELVVFLPALCRKMGVPYCIIKGKARLGRLVHRKTCTCVAFTQVNPEDKGALAKLVEAVKTNYNERYDEIRRHWGGNVLGPKSVARIAKLEKAKAKELATKLG